TGACTTGGTCTTGGCTAATCCAGAAGATGTCAAAGCAAATTACTACTTCTCAATCTTGGCTCCAGACTCAAAAGGTCAGGTCTTGAAACTTGCTGAAATCTTTAATGCTCAAGATATTTCCTTCAAGCAAATCCTCCAAGATGGCAAAGATGGTGACAAGGCGCGTGTCGTTATCATTACACACAAGATTAATAAAGCCCAGCTTGAAAATGTCTCAGCTGAATTGAAGAAGGTTTCAGAATTCGACCTCTTGAATACCTTCAAGGTGCTAGGAGAATAAGATGAAGATTATTGTACCTGCAACCAGTGCCAATATCGGGCCAGGTTTTGACTCGGTCGGTGTAGCTGTAACCAAGTATCTTCAAATCGAGGTCTGTGAAGAACGAGATGAGTGGTTGATTGAACACCAGATTGGCAAATGGATTCCTCATGACGAGCGTAATCTCTTACTCAAAATCGCTTTGCAAATTGTACCAGACTTGCAGCCAAGACGCTTGAAAATGACCAGTGATGTTCCCTTGGCACGTGGTTTGGGTTCTTCCAGCTCGGTTATTGTTGCTGGGATTGAACTAGCCAACCAACTAGGGAATCTCAACTTGTCAGACCATGAAAAATTGCAGTTAGCGACCAAGATTGAAGGGCATCCAGACAATGTGGCTCCAGCCATTTATGGTAATCTCGTTATTGCAAGTTCCGTTGAAGGTCAAGTCTCTGCTATCGTAGCAGACTTCCCAGAGTGTGATTTCCTAGCCTACATTCCAAACTATGAATTGCGTACTCGAGACAGCCGTGGTGTCTTGCCTAAGAAATTGTCCTATAAGGAAGCTGTTGCAGCTAGTTCTATCGCCAATGTGGCAGTTGCAGCCTTGTTGGCAGGAGACATGGTGACCGCTGGGCAAGCAATCGAGGGAGACCTCTTTCACGAGCGCTATCGTCAGGACTTGGTGAGAGAATTTGCGACGATTAAGCAAGTGGCCAAAGATAATGGTGCCTATGCAACCTACCTCTCTGGTGCCGGGCCGACAGTTATGGTCTTAGCTTCTCATGACAAGATACCAGCGATTAAGGCAGAATTAGAAAAGCAACCTTTCAAAGGAAAACTGCATGACTTGAAAGTTGATACCCAAGGTGTCCGT
Above is a genomic segment from Streptococcus sp. SN-1 containing:
- the thrB gene encoding homoserine kinase, coding for MKIIVPATSANIGPGFDSVGVAVTKYLQIEVCEERDEWLIEHQIGKWIPHDERNLLLKIALQIVPDLQPRRLKMTSDVPLARGLGSSSSVIVAGIELANQLGNLNLSDHEKLQLATKIEGHPDNVAPAIYGNLVIASSVEGQVSAIVADFPECDFLAYIPNYELRTRDSRGVLPKKLSYKEAVAASSIANVAVAALLAGDMVTAGQAIEGDLFHERYRQDLVREFATIKQVAKDNGAYATYLSGAGPTVMVLASHDKIPAIKAELEKQPFKGKLHDLKVDTQGVRVEAK